One window of the Arthrobacter sp. D5-1 genome contains the following:
- a CDS encoding AsnC family transcriptional regulator: MELSEEDLRLINALQISPRISWSDAGEVLGVHATTLASRWERLKSAGAAWTTAHLMGDPKDMCLAMVDTDCEMHLRPDVTSAVAQLPEVITVEEAASNRDLTLTVITQDLEQFSTQLLPRLKEIRGLTKYHTALCTRIHTSGYAWRLNVLTKAEQQALRALAGPESANPSAPDAIVVPLPESHLALIPFLARDGRATAADIARALGRNPATVQRQLGRVLNSRMLSFRCEIAQQFSGFPITVQWFANVPAGEHEAAATELRAIRNIRFSASTTGRTNFTMIMWLRSLAEVMEMELTIQQRIPGIELVESVVMLNTAKRVGWMLNPDSTATGKVVPPYGELLPDGI, translated from the coding sequence ATGGAGCTCAGTGAAGAAGATCTGCGACTGATCAACGCCCTGCAGATTTCGCCCCGGATCAGCTGGTCCGACGCCGGTGAAGTCCTGGGCGTCCACGCCACCACGCTGGCGTCACGATGGGAGCGGTTGAAGTCCGCAGGGGCAGCCTGGACCACGGCGCACCTGATGGGCGATCCCAAGGACATGTGCCTGGCCATGGTGGATACCGACTGCGAAATGCATCTGAGGCCGGATGTTACGTCGGCCGTGGCTCAGCTCCCCGAAGTCATCACCGTTGAAGAGGCCGCCAGCAACCGCGACCTCACCCTGACGGTCATCACGCAGGACCTGGAGCAGTTCAGCACCCAGTTGTTACCCCGGCTGAAAGAGATCCGCGGACTCACCAAATACCACACGGCCCTCTGCACCCGGATCCACACCAGCGGCTACGCCTGGCGGCTCAACGTCCTTACCAAGGCAGAACAACAGGCGCTCCGGGCGCTCGCGGGGCCGGAATCAGCCAACCCGTCAGCGCCGGACGCCATCGTGGTCCCGCTCCCTGAGAGCCATTTGGCGCTCATCCCGTTCCTCGCGCGCGACGGTCGGGCAACGGCAGCAGACATCGCCCGCGCTCTGGGCCGCAATCCCGCCACGGTCCAACGCCAACTGGGGCGGGTCCTGAACAGCCGTATGCTGTCCTTCCGTTGCGAAATAGCCCAGCAGTTCTCAGGCTTCCCTATCACTGTCCAATGGTTCGCGAACGTTCCGGCAGGCGAGCACGAAGCCGCCGCCACAGAACTCCGGGCCATCCGGAACATCCGCTTCTCCGCATCCACCACTGGCCGCACCAACTTCACCATGATCATGTGGCTGCGCTCGCTCGCCGAGGTCATGGAAATGGAACTCACCATCCAGCAGCGGATTCCCGGCATTGAACTGGTGGAGAGCGTGGTCATGCTGAACACGGCGAAGCGGGTCGGGTGGATGCTGAACCCGGACTCGACTGCCACGGGCAAGGTGGTTCCGCCCTATGGGGAGCTGCTGCCTGACGGTATCTAA
- a CDS encoding MFS transporter, protein MTTTAGTSPDVTVHKSHARTLIGTGIGNAVEWYDWAIYATFSPFIASALFSQADPTSAVLSTLAIFAVGFVARPFGGFVFGWIGDRIGRKTSMTVAVALGAVGSLLIGIAPTFAAVGAFASVMLLVARLIQGLAHGGELPSSQTYLSEMAPKEHRGFWATLIYTSGTAGILAGTLLGAILTNVLSKEDMSAWGWRIPFLIGGVLGIYALFMRAKMKETEAFEAEAPTEKRLPILPQIIKYRKQAFQVIGLTVGLTVVYYIWGVVAPSYAATSLKMDRGEALWAGVIANVVFIAALPFWGKLSDRIGRKPVIIVSAAGAALLHFPMTWLLKDSPWQLAVSMSVMLFFIAGSAAIVPAVYAELFPTHIRTIGVGVPYSICVAAFGGTAPYLQTWLGSIGQGYLFNVYAVILLLVGIAFAFSIPETKGKDLTV, encoded by the coding sequence ATGACCACCACCGCAGGAACGTCCCCCGACGTCACGGTCCACAAATCCCACGCGCGGACGCTCATTGGAACCGGCATCGGCAACGCCGTTGAATGGTACGACTGGGCAATCTACGCGACGTTCTCACCATTCATCGCCAGCGCCTTGTTCAGCCAGGCCGACCCCACGTCAGCCGTGCTGTCCACCCTGGCGATCTTCGCCGTCGGGTTTGTCGCGCGGCCGTTTGGCGGCTTCGTGTTCGGCTGGATTGGCGACCGGATCGGCCGGAAGACATCCATGACCGTTGCCGTCGCGCTGGGCGCGGTGGGGAGCCTCCTCATCGGCATCGCGCCGACGTTCGCCGCCGTCGGCGCCTTCGCTTCGGTGATGCTGCTGGTGGCCCGGCTCATCCAGGGCCTTGCGCACGGTGGTGAGTTGCCGTCGTCGCAAACGTACTTGTCCGAGATGGCACCCAAGGAACATCGCGGCTTTTGGGCAACCCTCATCTACACCTCGGGCACCGCCGGAATCCTGGCCGGAACGCTGCTGGGGGCCATCCTGACCAACGTCCTGAGCAAGGAAGACATGAGCGCTTGGGGTTGGCGGATCCCCTTCCTGATCGGTGGAGTCCTGGGCATCTACGCCTTGTTCATGCGGGCCAAGATGAAGGAAACCGAAGCGTTCGAGGCAGAGGCTCCGACCGAGAAGCGCCTGCCGATCCTGCCGCAGATCATTAAGTACCGCAAGCAGGCGTTCCAGGTCATTGGCCTGACCGTGGGCCTGACGGTTGTCTACTACATCTGGGGAGTCGTGGCGCCGAGCTATGCAGCCACCTCCTTGAAGATGGACCGCGGTGAAGCCTTGTGGGCAGGTGTTATTGCCAATGTGGTGTTCATCGCCGCCCTGCCGTTCTGGGGCAAACTCTCGGACCGCATCGGCCGTAAGCCTGTCATCATCGTTTCAGCCGCCGGCGCCGCCCTCCTGCACTTCCCCATGACGTGGCTACTCAAGGATTCGCCGTGGCAGCTGGCCGTGTCCATGTCCGTGATGCTGTTCTTCATCGCCGGCAGCGCTGCAATCGTCCCGGCCGTCTACGCCGAACTGTTCCCGACGCACATCCGCACCATCGGAGTCGGCGTTCCGTATTCCATCTGTGTCGCGGCCTTCGGTGGCACGGCCCCGTACCTGCAGACCTGGCTCGGCAGCATCGGGCAGGGCTACCTGTTCAATGTGTACGCGGTGATCCTGCTGCTGGTCGGCATCGCGTTCGCCTTCTCCATCCCGGAGACGAAGGGCAAGGACCTGACCGTCTAA
- a CDS encoding M20 family metallopeptidase has protein sequence MTIAADARELKDDIVRLRHDLHREPEIGLQLPRTQEKVLKALDGLPYEITLGKETTSVTAVLRGGAAHASAGKPVVLLRADMDGLPVQETTGVDYTSRIDGAMHACGHDLHTSMLAGAATLLAERRDQLAGDVILMFQPGEEGFDGASYMIKEGVLDAAGRRADTAYGMHVFSSLEPHGQFVTKPGVMLSSSDGLVVTVLGAGGHGSAPYSAKDPVTAAAEMVTALQVMVTRQFNMFDPVVLTVGVLHAGTKRNVIPETARIEATIRTFSEESRRKMMEAVPRLLHGIAAAHGLEADVHYQEEYPLTINDEDETTTAEKVIAGMFGESRHTRMATPLSGSEDFSRVLAEVPGTFVGLSAVAPGADHTTSPFNHSPYAMFDDGVLTDGAALYAELAVSRIAALAGN, from the coding sequence ATGACCATCGCTGCCGACGCCCGCGAGTTGAAGGACGACATCGTCCGCCTCCGGCACGACCTCCACCGTGAACCCGAAATCGGACTGCAGCTCCCCCGGACCCAGGAAAAGGTTCTCAAGGCGCTGGACGGGCTCCCGTACGAGATCACCCTTGGCAAGGAAACGACGTCGGTCACAGCGGTTCTGCGCGGCGGTGCGGCTCACGCTTCGGCCGGGAAGCCCGTGGTGTTGCTGCGGGCCGACATGGATGGACTCCCTGTCCAGGAGACCACCGGCGTGGACTACACCTCCCGTATCGATGGCGCGATGCACGCCTGCGGCCACGACCTCCACACCTCCATGCTGGCCGGCGCTGCCACCCTGCTTGCCGAACGCCGCGACCAGCTGGCCGGTGACGTCATCCTCATGTTCCAGCCGGGCGAGGAAGGCTTCGACGGTGCCAGCTACATGATCAAGGAAGGCGTCCTGGATGCCGCTGGCCGCCGAGCCGACACCGCCTATGGGATGCACGTGTTCTCCTCGCTGGAACCCCACGGCCAATTCGTCACCAAGCCCGGCGTCATGCTCAGTTCCTCCGATGGCCTTGTTGTCACTGTGCTGGGCGCCGGTGGCCACGGCTCTGCACCCTATTCGGCAAAGGATCCCGTCACGGCCGCCGCCGAAATGGTCACCGCCCTGCAGGTCATGGTGACCCGGCAGTTCAACATGTTCGATCCCGTAGTCCTGACCGTCGGTGTGCTCCACGCAGGAACCAAGCGCAACGTGATCCCCGAGACCGCCCGCATCGAAGCCACCATCCGGACCTTCTCAGAGGAGTCCCGGCGGAAGATGATGGAAGCAGTACCCAGGCTTCTGCATGGCATCGCTGCAGCCCACGGTTTGGAGGCGGACGTGCACTACCAGGAGGAGTACCCCCTCACCATCAACGATGAGGATGAGACCACCACGGCGGAGAAGGTCATCGCCGGAATGTTCGGTGAGTCCCGGCATACCCGCATGGCCACGCCGCTGAGCGGTTCCGAGGACTTCTCCCGCGTCCTCGCCGAAGTCCCCGGCACCTTCGTGGGACTCAGTGCTGTTGCCCCCGGCGCCGACCACACGACGTCGCCGTTCAACCACTCGCCTTACGCAATGTTCGACGACGGCGTCCTCACCGATGGTGCAGCGCTGTATGCCGAACTCGCGGTATCCCGCATCGCCGCCCTCGCCGGCAACTAA